A stretch of DNA from Carya illinoinensis cultivar Pawnee chromosome 12, C.illinoinensisPawnee_v1, whole genome shotgun sequence:
TTTAGCTAAATATAGAGAACAAGGCAGTGAACATGCTACATCATGTGAAGCAACATTGACCGAGAATTTAGCTGGCCGCAAGAAAACAAGGGATTCTACGTccgtaatattatatatgatcaatGGAGGAGTTCTTTCGAATCTCTATAGATAATGAAACTGACGGCCACTTACATTTTATATACGCAACAACCtaaagttctttttcttttttttgaacgAATACTGATGAGGGAgttttaattcttaattattagCTAGCCCCAACTACGGATATATACAGTACGTACTCATCAATCAATGAACTGatgcttttaattaattaattagttgtttAACCCAAATTAAAGTCTCATTCAGATTGAGTACTACTGAGGTCTGAAAGTAGTGCTTAATTCCAAAAATTCATGActcgagatatatatatatatatatatatatatattatatatcagaGGGATAGGTCCGGGACTAAACTTATAAATATACAAGCCCGgccaatatgcatgcatgccttcAATTCCAACGCCCAAGAGAAACTGATCACATGAGTATATACGTACCCTCACTTTTGTACAAGCTAGCTAGTTATCCATGTAAGCCCGATCATCTATACCTCATATTCAAGAGATTATAATAACTCAATGGGTCTATCCAGTACGATGATGATCTTGTGCTAGTACCTTATCGTTTCATGTAAAGGgaattaaatttaaatggtCTCCAAATTCAGTTGGTATTAGCTGGAAATAAAACTTGGGGCCGTCACCTACACATGATCAAGACAATATAGATCAAGAACTTAATTATCGTACTGAAGGGACCATcgatctaatttattatcaactTGGGCTCTGTTTGAATAGTAAAAGTGTTTCacctcattttattattataaaatttttaaaattttacataaaatatagtaGACAATTCAATATAAcaattaatattcaaacaatattttatttaatttttaatttttttatctcaactcactatctaagcagcatcttaattaattcatgagaaatgatatttgcagtcgtgattgTGCAAGCGTCGCGCAGTCTCTTTgtaaaaagtgaattaatacgggactcacatagaaaaaaattaattttttaactgtGGAccccactatttttcaaaatgattgggTGACGTTTGCacattccacgactgtatatagcattactcttaatttataataattaacatcgCAATTTTCCTCTTCACCAAACAAAAGActagtattttatattatatataggggACAGGacgcacgcacgcacgcacCCTGGACATAGCTTTATATTTATCTCATAATTTGTAGGGTGAAAGATGGCTTCACCTGGTGTGAATCGAAGAAAATAATTTGCAAAGTCCCGACATTATTGTTTGACTTGGGCCATTTTAGGCCGGAGGCCGGGGAATCctataaatattgtttttgaGGGCTGCCCGTGATTCTTTCATCCAGCGGCAAATTCCGCCCATGGAACATGCCGACATTAAAGAAATTATGCACGCTAAAAACACAActaaaattaaagaagaagaaagtatACATATTGGAATTATAAAATCactgtttcaaaattttaagttaataaaaagatatcgattaaattatttatatttttcttaacaatATGGGACCTCATGTATGGACTAGACTCATTCTCAATGATTAGGTCCAACATGCATTTAGAATCATCAtttatctaaaaatttaaactgatgtaaagagatagatttaattatatatatatatgtgtgtgttaaCACTCATAGCTTAGTTGATTTGATAATTGAtaagaaagaaatatataacTAGAACCTTTGTTATGGGGTGAAGTCGGTAGAATTTTCTTgatttcaaattatatatattaagataaatgatatttgcagtcgtggttgtgcaagcgttgtgcaatctttttgaaaaaaataaattaatacgggacccacatgaaaaaaaattaactttttaatcgtgaacctcactctttttcaaagcgattgggTGGTATTTACATACTCCACAACTGTATGTAACGTTATTCATATATCAATCTCTTTTGTTttcagaaatgagatgagatagttaagattaaagttgaaagttaaataaaatattattaaaatatattattttaatattattttggtactgtaatttaaaaaaattgaattatttattttattttgtattgaaatttgaaaaaattgtaagattaagtaagatgagatgaaatgagatattttataaaagaaaacaaggCTGTCTTTCAATCCTTATAtaacttttgttttttgaagAGATTAGGTTCAAAAGTgaaataatcataatatataatataatattcatgATATTATGATCCGTTCATTTGAATTGTTTCTCCAACATATATGCATAAAAACCTAATCCATTTATTTCACGTCTTTGCCCaaaatacacacacaaacacaaattaATAAACCTAGTTATCTAGCTATTAAATGAAGTTAATCATGAAGTAAtgttatataaagttataaagtGTGTAAGCGctacataatctttttaaaaaagattgagatctattattaaaaaattaattttttttatataggccagtcttatatttattcactttttttcaaaaaaattgcgCGGCACTTACACACtctacgactgcaaatattatttatcttaatcATGATTAGTCATTAATTAAGTACATGAATACAGTAAATATAAAGTAGAATATTTGTGAGAAAGAGATCGAGATCGGTTAACAGGGTGTGAATCGACATCCAAGTAATGACTTACGAGTCCTTGGCAGTATCCTATATGATTTAGCCTGATTTGAAAGGAAGCATTTAGAGAAGAAAATTGCTTTTTTTAGAAGGAATTAGTGGGAGATGATCCAGTCTCTCGTCATTAATATCATCGATTAAAAGCTACTCCCGAAAATTTCCCCAAGCTGATTGCAACCGGTAGGCCTGAACCTGATGTGGGAAAATTTTCACAGGCTAACCGAGCGATTCTATGGATGCACGCGCTAGGATAGATCCAGAGGGATATTATTGATGCTAGCTAGGAAGGCCGCATGAACATGTCAACTTGCAAAGCCCCACCCCACAAACATCCAAAAGTTAGCCAAAATTTGCTTACTTTAACATCTAAACTCCGAGGACGACACATGGGTCTTTgcctttatttttctatatttaagtTCTCTTATGATAACATCAAATTTGGGAGCTCGATCGCCCTCCTTGCAGCCTATAAAAACCCTCCCTTGCACTTCAAATCCAATATCCTCACAAGTACTTCTATAACTTTTCTAGTATATATCTGCTGTATACCTACAATTAGGGTTTGGGATATGGCTTCCAAAAGCTCTGCCTCTCTTGCTCTCTTTTTCTCCctcaatcttctcttctttgcACTTGTCACTGCATGTGGCACATGCCCTAGTCCGAATCCAAAACCAAAGCCGAGGCCAAAGCCCAGCCCCACCCCTTCCCAGGCCTCCTGCCCTAGGGATGCCCTCAAACTAGGAGTATGTGCTGATCTGCTTAGTGGTTTGCTTAACGTTACCATCGGCACCCCTCCTGTAACTCCCTGCTGCACTCTCATACAGGGCCTTGCTGACCTTGAGGCAGCTGTCTGTCTTTGCACTGCCATCAAAGCTAATATACTGGGcatcaacctcaacatcccaCTTTCCCTCAGTTTGCTTCTCAATGTTTGTTCAAAGAACGTTCCATCTGGATTCAAGTGTGCCTAGAAGTGAAAATTTGATCATTTCCTGTCGTAGTATGGCTTTCCCTGGCTTTCaactataataatattttgtaatatttcatcaTGTGTGTCGTAAGTAGGAAATATTGCTCGGTTTCCTTGCTATAGCGGTTTTCGGATTTGACGAGTGATTATGAATAAGTTTTCATATTGATGTTTGCTTGTGTAATTCTATgggaaatagaaaaatatttatctttctttcgtactttttccctttttgtattttttttttctcttctcaacTCGATTCAAAAGTATCTTCCTTTTAATTTTGGTGAAACCTCATCCTAGAAGTATAGGTGCACTGATACTGATTTCATACAaactaaatttatattaatagtaCTACTGATGCCTATCAATTTGTACAATAATAAGCATGCATGCCTTCATCAGCTAGGCGGCCTGCGAGCTCCACAGATCAAAGAACTAAACGAAAGGATCGAAT
This window harbors:
- the LOC122289970 gene encoding 14 kDa proline-rich protein DC2.15-like translates to MASKSSASLALFFSLNLLFFALVTACGTCPSPNPKPKPRPKPSPTPSQASCPRDALKLGVCADLLSGLLNVTIGTPPVTPCCTLIQGLADLEAAVCLCTAIKANILGINLNIPLSLSLLLNVCSKNVPSGFKCA